In the genome of Actinomadura graeca, one region contains:
- a CDS encoding AIM24 family protein, with amino-acid sequence MSTFGTQTWNAGTLPSNDNVNPYAFSVDLNGQWFAQKGKMIAYYGQIRFEALSAGPLDALVAHTFNSPLYAHDWIVAQGQGKLVLADRGFDVNSFDLDQGNLTVRAGNLLAFEPGLELKQSIIPGFLTLIGTGRFVAASNGPVHFVEPPIRVDPQALLGWADCPSPCHHYDHSYMRGALGAARMIFGVGGSSGEEHQFDFTGEGTVLMQSSEVVMNEDVLLRDLEGQIGLVGTSGLQRLQHTITQRLSAERQG; translated from the coding sequence GTGAGCACCTTCGGCACGCAGACCTGGAACGCCGGGACGCTCCCGTCCAACGACAACGTCAACCCCTACGCCTTCAGCGTCGACCTCAACGGGCAGTGGTTCGCGCAGAAGGGCAAGATGATCGCCTACTACGGGCAGATCAGGTTCGAGGCGCTGTCGGCGGGCCCGCTGGACGCCCTGGTCGCGCACACCTTCAACTCCCCGCTGTACGCCCACGACTGGATCGTCGCGCAGGGCCAGGGCAAGCTCGTCCTGGCCGACCGGGGGTTCGACGTCAACTCCTTCGACCTGGACCAGGGGAACCTCACCGTCCGGGCGGGGAACCTGCTGGCGTTCGAGCCGGGCCTGGAGCTCAAGCAGTCGATCATCCCGGGCTTCCTCACGCTCATCGGGACGGGCCGGTTCGTGGCCGCCTCCAACGGGCCGGTGCATTTCGTCGAGCCGCCGATCCGGGTCGACCCGCAGGCGCTGCTCGGCTGGGCGGACTGCCCGTCGCCGTGCCACCACTACGACCACTCCTACATGCGCGGCGCGCTCGGCGCCGCGCGGATGATCTTCGGGGTCGGCGGGTCCTCCGGTGAGGAGCACCAGTTCGACTTCACCGGGGAGGGGACGGTGCTGATGCAGTCGTCCGAGGTCGTGATGAACGAGGACGTCCTGCTGCGGGACCTGGAGGGCCAGATCGGCCTGGTCGGCACCTCCGGGCTCCAGCGGCTCCAGCACACCATCACCCAGCGGCTGTCCGCCGAACGCCAGGGCTGA
- a CDS encoding AIM24 family protein: MPGYQSINSKMLQVPVGPGQEVYSKRGAMLAYAGPVAFAPTATAGQGIGGTLGRAVAGERSAMMHVTGQGTVMFGHGGLHVTVVDLTGADTLYVEADRLLVHDATLQVGTMFMGEQGGVRGVIRGAVTGQGLFTTTLSGHGSCGLLSHGGVMELPIGPQRPVHVDPQAYVAHRGQVQNKLTTAVGLRDLIGRGSGEGFQLELSGSGVVYVQASERKI, encoded by the coding sequence ATGCCGGGATACCAGTCGATCAACTCCAAGATGCTCCAGGTGCCGGTCGGCCCGGGCCAGGAGGTCTACAGCAAGCGCGGCGCGATGCTCGCCTACGCGGGGCCCGTGGCGTTCGCGCCGACCGCCACCGCCGGGCAGGGCATCGGCGGCACCCTCGGCCGCGCCGTCGCCGGCGAGCGGAGCGCGATGATGCACGTCACCGGCCAGGGCACCGTCATGTTCGGGCACGGCGGCCTGCACGTCACCGTCGTCGACCTGACCGGGGCCGACACCCTGTACGTCGAGGCCGACCGGCTGCTGGTGCACGACGCGACCCTCCAGGTCGGCACGATGTTCATGGGCGAGCAGGGCGGCGTGCGCGGCGTCATCCGCGGCGCGGTCACCGGGCAGGGGCTGTTCACCACGACCCTCTCGGGGCACGGCTCGTGCGGGCTGCTGTCGCACGGCGGCGTCATGGAGCTGCCGATCGGCCCGCAGCGGCCGGTCCACGTCGACCCGCAGGCGTACGTGGCGCACCGCGGACAGGTGCAGAACAAGCTCACCACGGCGGTGGGGCTGAGGGACCTGATCGGACGCGGGTCCGGCGAGGGCTTCCAGCTGGAGCTGAGCGGCTCCGGCGTCGTCTACGTCCAGGCCAGCGAGAGGAAGATCTGA
- a CDS encoding AIM24 family protein — protein sequence MAQFRMNGSKMLAVDLAGETIRALNGSMVAYEGQMAFKRQGMTGGEGLRGALKRKIAGEGMTLMEITGQGTVYLASEATEVTLVRLTGDTLFVESDSLLALDGDLKTGVQFIGLRGMGTGQGLATTKVDGHGTVAVLSDGPAIALEVTPQMPLCVDPHAYVAHHGQLQQDVVTDVNWRTVLGQGSGESVQFRYQGHGLVYVQPAERGGILEI from the coding sequence GTGGCGCAATTTCGAATGAACGGCTCGAAAATGCTCGCCGTCGATCTCGCGGGCGAGACGATCAGGGCGCTGAACGGCTCCATGGTCGCCTACGAGGGGCAGATGGCGTTCAAACGGCAGGGCATGACCGGGGGCGAGGGCCTGCGCGGGGCCCTGAAGCGGAAGATCGCCGGTGAGGGGATGACCCTCATGGAGATCACGGGGCAGGGGACGGTGTACCTGGCGAGCGAGGCGACCGAGGTCACGCTCGTCCGGCTGACGGGCGACACGCTCTTCGTGGAGTCCGACAGCCTGCTCGCACTGGACGGGGACCTGAAGACCGGCGTCCAGTTCATCGGCCTGCGCGGGATGGGGACGGGGCAGGGCCTCGCCACCACGAAGGTGGACGGTCACGGCACCGTCGCGGTGCTGTCGGACGGGCCTGCCATCGCGCTGGAGGTGACACCCCAGATGCCGCTGTGCGTCGACCCGCACGCCTACGTCGCCCACCACGGGCAGCTCCAGCAGGACGTCGTCACCGACGTCAACTGGCGGACGGTCCTCGGCCAGGGGTCGGGGGAGAGCGTGCAGTTCCGCTACCAGGGCCACGGCCTCGTCTACGTCCAGCCCGCCGAGCGCGGCGGAATCTTGGAGATCTGA
- a CDS encoding ABC transporter permease, which produces MWIAPERRSLSRWAVPGLVLGAAVVVGVVLAADGRSGTALVALAALSGYSAYLAYRRNEPALPLGEGFGSGHRARAHLRAAAMTGDVLTVAVVGALVVQALRGADISAYAWLAAVAGVTYLLSALAGGRGL; this is translated from the coding sequence ATGTGGATCGCTCCCGAACGCCGCAGCCTCAGCAGGTGGGCCGTCCCCGGGCTCGTCCTCGGTGCGGCGGTGGTGGTCGGGGTCGTGCTGGCCGCCGACGGGCGGTCGGGGACGGCCCTCGTCGCGCTCGCCGCCCTAAGCGGCTACTCGGCGTACCTGGCGTACCGGCGCAACGAGCCCGCGCTTCCGCTCGGGGAGGGCTTCGGCTCGGGCCACCGGGCGCGCGCCCACCTGAGGGCCGCGGCGATGACCGGTGACGTGCTGACCGTGGCGGTCGTCGGGGCGCTGGTGGTGCAGGCGCTGCGCGGCGCCGACATCTCCGCCTACGCGTGGCTCGCGGCGGTCGCGGGCGTGACCTACCTGCTGTCGGCGCTGGCGGGTGGACGCGGGCTGTGA
- a CDS encoding EAL domain-containing protein encodes MSAVDVLLPARAVFHPVVDLGTGTVVAVETHAGPPAAAVPPVRVDPAAEDVRRAVEAARATADLGTPLPLQIGLRAETLTHGDAFLGELHHGLGETGRRPQEFIICVAGGFPPAQRPAVAAALSGLRRAGYLVGLAGLGAGHAPLDLLVDGASYLLKLDPELARRARAEPRRSALVASLVELAHRLGTHVLAPGLATQDQVVHLRGLGVRLVQGPALAPPEWRPGMPITVPVAPREEPAAQDLGLGPRVSEFTLPAVTLPHTATADEVLTALNAETGITSVVLVDERQRPRATVDRTRFLLRLSGAYGHALHAHRPAARLADQPRPVPRTVPAVAALRAAGKEEERVYDDLVVVDEVGRCLGIVRVADLIRGLSP; translated from the coding sequence GTGTCAGCCGTTGATGTCCTGCTTCCGGCGCGCGCGGTGTTCCATCCGGTGGTCGATCTCGGCACCGGAACCGTCGTCGCCGTGGAGACGCACGCGGGCCCGCCCGCCGCGGCCGTTCCTCCCGTGCGGGTCGATCCCGCCGCGGAGGACGTCCGGCGCGCGGTCGAGGCGGCCCGAGCGACAGCGGACCTGGGCACCCCCCTTCCGCTGCAGATCGGCCTGCGGGCCGAGACCCTGACCCACGGAGACGCCTTCCTCGGCGAGTTGCATCACGGGCTCGGGGAGACGGGACGGCGTCCACAAGAGTTCATCATCTGCGTCGCGGGCGGATTCCCGCCCGCCCAACGGCCGGCCGTCGCCGCCGCCCTCTCGGGGCTGCGCCGGGCCGGCTACCTCGTCGGCCTCGCGGGCCTCGGCGCCGGGCACGCGCCGCTGGACCTGCTCGTGGACGGCGCGTCCTATCTGCTGAAACTCGATCCCGAGCTGGCCCGCAGGGCCCGCGCGGAGCCGCGCCGCTCGGCGCTGGTGGCGAGCCTCGTCGAGCTGGCGCACCGGCTCGGCACGCACGTCCTGGCGCCGGGCCTGGCCACGCAGGACCAGGTGGTGCACCTGCGCGGGCTGGGCGTCCGCCTGGTCCAGGGGCCGGCGCTCGCCCCGCCGGAGTGGCGGCCGGGGATGCCCATCACCGTGCCGGTCGCGCCCCGCGAGGAACCGGCGGCACAGGACCTCGGCCTCGGGCCGCGGGTGTCGGAGTTCACGCTGCCCGCGGTGACGCTGCCGCACACCGCGACCGCCGACGAGGTGCTGACCGCGCTCAACGCCGAGACGGGCATCACCAGCGTCGTCCTGGTCGACGAACGGCAGCGGCCCCGCGCCACGGTGGACCGGACCCGGTTCCTGCTGCGGCTGTCCGGCGCGTACGGGCACGCCCTGCACGCCCACCGGCCCGCGGCGCGGCTGGCCGACCAGCCCCGCCCGGTGCCGCGCACGGTCCCTGCCGTGGCGGCGCTCCGGGCCGCAGGGAAGGAGGAGGAACGGGTCTACGACGATCTGGTCGTGGTGGACGAGGTCGGGCGCTGCCTCGGCATCGTCCGCGTCGCCGATCTGATCCGCGGGCTGTCCCCATGA
- a CDS encoding response regulator: protein MIEVLVADDQAAVRAGLVLILGAAPDVRVIGEAADGERAVALARELRPDVVLMDVRMPRLDGISATREIAGIADVLVLTTFDLDEYVFGALRAGASGFLLKDVDADRLVEAVRTVAAGEGIIAPKVTRRLIGAFAARPAARPGVPGLDGLTPREREVFRCLGEGLSNGEIARRLHMAETTTKTHVSRILGKLGLRSRVQAAILAQETAADGAGGPSGH from the coding sequence GTGATCGAGGTCCTGGTCGCCGACGACCAGGCGGCGGTGCGCGCCGGGCTGGTGCTGATCCTGGGCGCGGCGCCGGACGTGCGGGTGATCGGCGAGGCCGCGGACGGGGAGCGGGCGGTGGCGCTGGCCCGCGAGCTGCGCCCGGACGTGGTGCTGATGGACGTGCGCATGCCCCGCCTGGACGGCATCAGCGCGACCCGGGAGATCGCCGGGATCGCGGACGTGCTGGTGCTGACGACGTTCGACCTGGACGAGTACGTCTTCGGCGCGCTGCGGGCGGGCGCGTCCGGGTTCCTGCTGAAGGACGTCGACGCCGACCGGCTCGTGGAGGCGGTGCGGACCGTGGCGGCGGGGGAGGGGATCATCGCGCCGAAGGTGACCCGCAGGCTCATCGGGGCGTTCGCGGCGCGTCCCGCGGCGAGACCCGGGGTACCGGGCCTGGACGGGCTCACCCCGCGTGAGCGGGAGGTGTTCCGCTGCCTCGGGGAGGGCCTGTCCAACGGGGAGATCGCCCGGCGGCTGCACATGGCCGAGACCACCACCAAGACCCATGTCAGCCGCATTCTGGGCAAACTGGGGCTGCGCAGCCGGGTCCAGGCGGCCATCCTCGCCCAGGAGACGGCCGCCGACGGGGCGGGGGGCCCGAGTGGTCACTGA